A single genomic interval of Helianthus annuus cultivar XRQ/B chromosome 6, HanXRQr2.0-SUNRISE, whole genome shotgun sequence harbors:
- the LOC110944083 gene encoding proteasome subunit alpha type-1-B-like, with translation MLKSFTITKQRFRRRHRSNTHAVLACVNKANSELSSHQLKIFKVDDYIGVAIAGLTADGRVLSRYMRSECINYGYTYESPLPVGRLVVQLTDKAQEAWDYNASHPEGPYGGLWTTGYPTFGYQHPPPPPPVYQPPQPQIIPPERQQEVLERLDRCEREIQTERRHNRGFFKGLSDLIKGMSKRRNY, from the exons ATGTTGAAAAGTTTCACAATCACAAAACAAAGGTTCCGACGCCGCCACCGATCCAACACTCACGCCGTTCTCGCCTGCGTCAACAAGGCCAATTCCGAGCTTTCATCCCACCAGCTGAAGATCTTCAAGGTTGACGACTATATCGGTGTCGCTATCGCCGGTTTAACCGCTGATGGTCGTGTTTTGTCGCGGTATATGCGATCCGAGTGTATTAATTATGGCTATACTTATGAATCTCCGCTTCCTGTTGGCCGCTTAGTTGTTCAATTGACCGATAAAGCTCAG GAAGCATGGGATTACAACGCTAGTCACCCAGAGGGGCCTTATGGTGGCCTATGGACTACTGGCTACCCGACTTTTGGGTACCAGCATCCGCCGCCTCCTCCACCGGTGTACCAGCCGCCACAGCCACAGATAATTCCTCCAGAACGCCAGCAAGAAGTCCTCGAGAGACTAGACCGTTGTGAACGGGAAATTCAGACTGAGCGCAGACACAACAGAGGATTCTTCAAAGGACTATCAGATCTGATCAAGGGAATGTCCAAAAGGAGGAACTATTGA